The stretch of DNA ACTTTCAATTTCAATACTAATTTCTGCCTGGCATCAACTCTTGACTCAGAAATTGTTTTCAATGGTCTATGATGCTAGTCTAACTCCAAAGACAAGAGACTTGCATCTCAGACGAATTGGTAGCTTTAAAAAGTCGAAATCATTTAAGAAAACTCAATCACCAACTATTGATCAATCAACTGAAAGTGGCAGATTAGCAAGCGGGACGAATACGACTAGTTTAAGAGACTTGAAGCCTGAAAACATTGTAATTGCCAAATCTCCTTCATTTAACACCTTACTTCAAGAGTATGAGCCTAAAGGGTTGTGCAGATCAAGTGTGAATGGATTGATTCATAAGCCATTGCCTCCCGTAACTCTACCTGAACCCGCGATAATGTTCTCACCTAGGCCGGTTTCTGAGCTTGATGCTGCAGCTGTTAAGCTTCAGAAAGTGTATAAAAGTTACCGCACCCGACGAAACCTTGCTGATTGTGCTGTTGTTGTTGAAGAACTATGGTTAGTTTCAATCTCATCTCTACTCTTTCAGTTTTTATATGCTAGCTTTTCTTTGACTCATGGGGTTAGTTATCCATTTGAGCAGATCAAATTGTTGGGGAAACCAATCCATTCAACAATGAACGAACACCTTCTCAGTAGTCCAAATTATTCTTTGTTTGGAGGGCTGCACCCCCTACCCCCTCACTATGCCACTGCATATATTCTTAATATCGTAATGAGTAATGGCTCAAAGTATAGCTGCCACCAGCCAGGTTTAAATTTTAGTCCGTCTCTGATGATATTTATGCAGCATTACCGTACGAGAATTTATTAAATTGTATCATGTTTGAAAATTCACTCGAGCTTTTACTTGCTATTGAAACAGGTTTGCCCAAAGTTAACCTGAGTATATAGTTAGTATGACAAGAATCGATTCATTATTATATATGAATGTTATGTGCAGGTGGAAGGCATTAGACTTTGCCTCACTTAAAAGAAGCTCTGTGTCTTTCTTCAATGATGAGAAGCAGGAAACTGCTGTAGCAAAATGGGCAAGGGCAAAAACAAGGGTTGCTAAGGTACATAGGGGATTGTTTATTTCTAGATTTAGGACTCCGTATGTAGTTGAGTATTTGAGAACTAACATTGTTTTTGTACCAACTATAGGTGGGAAAAGGTTTGTCCCAAAACGAGAAAGCTCAAAAGTTAGCCTTACGACATTGGCTGGAAGCTGTAAGCTTTTGATACAACCGTTTTTTTCTTCAATCAAATGTGTTTGTGTTCCTAGATAAACATCATCTAGTTAACTAGCTAGTCTATAGGGTTTGAGTCGAGTATTACCGCATAAGGTCCCAAACCTCTACCTTACGAGTTTGAATACCTCATTCTTATGGCTCAAACCCGACCCATTCAATTAAATGACGAGTCTCATACCATGTCTAACATGTGCTCATGGTTAAAACTGGCAAAAGAGTCATTCAGATAGGGTAATTTGGGCATCTTTCCTGTGTTATTGTCGGTCATCCCCGGGTAGTGAAGTTCAGATATATGTACAGCATGTTAATATGTTATTATCGGGTCATACTGTTTCGGACCATGGGTACAGGTTGGACTGTGGCAGGTTCTTCGAATTGGATTTACTTTTGTCATTTCTACCCATAGTTATGTTAAGCTTAAATCATTGACTGTTCATGGTTTGATAATTAATATAGTATGCTCATAAACAAAATTCCTGATTTTATTGGCTCAATAATTGAACCCTTTTATACTATATCAAGTTGAGTTTATGTATAAAACATGAATTATTGGCTCTAAGACGGAGTATCATTCTATGGGTAGCTGACGCATCTTGTGATTTGGTTGACTACAGATTGACCCACGCCATAGGTACGGCCACAACTTGCACATTTACTATGATGTCTGGTTTAACAGTGAAAGCAGCCAGCCATTCTTTTACTGGTATTTTCACAttcctctttcttttttttttttttttttttttttttttttttttttcaattcagtTTCTTCAAACATACCTACCTTAAGCATGCCTTCATGAAGGTTGGATATTGGAGACGGAAAAGAGTTAAATCTCGAAAAATGCTCAAGAACCAAGTTACAAAAGCAATGCATCAAGTATCTGGGACCGGTAAATTTCAAACCTTCTGCTTCCCCATACAACTACTTTGAATTGCTGTTTCTAATTTTTACCCTGCTGAAAATAATTCAGAAAGAACGGGAGGTGTACGAAGTGATAGTGGAAGAGGGAAAACTTGTATATAAACAAAGCGGTAACTTACTCGAGACTGTCGATGACTGTAAATGGATATTTGTTTTGAGTGCATCAAGGTCTTTATATGTGGGACAAAAGAAGAAAGGTGTGTTTCAACATTCGAGTTTTCTCGCTGGTGCTGCTACTACTGCTGCTGGTAGATTAGTTGCCCATGGAGGCGTTCTTGAGGTACTAATTCAGTTTTTTCTGAAGTCTCTTATCAGTTATATATGTAAACCAACTGGCTGATAAAGTCACTGAGCGATGAAGATACTCTTAAACTCGATTTTTAAACCCGCACTGTCATTATATGTATTTACACAGAAAAAAAAATGTGAAGGTACTAATGAAATGTTTACATTTTCAGGCTATATGGCCATACAGTGGGCACTATCTTCCTACTGAAGAGAACTTCAAGGAGTTCATTAGCTTCCTCAGAGATAACAGTGTGGACCTCAAAAATGTGAAGGTACTAATTAATTACTTTGATGTATATTATCACTATCATGTAAGACTGTCTGATTACGATTTACAACAGTCGATTTTTAGAACTAACAAGACAAGGTCATTTGTAAATTAAATAGTTCACTTCTTCAATAATACGGAATATTGAAAATTGTAGAAAGTAGTAACCTGTTTAACTTACGAAGTGATCTTCACAAGACAAGAAATGACCCTTTTAGGTGTATTAGTAAACTGGTTTGATTATAGCATTAGGTAAGATGTCTTAAAACGATTATCTTACCGACATTTTACATGTCGAATAATAATGCCTAACAAATTAATTGGACATTCCAGAAGTACGCATATAACGACGAGACATCTTTCAAAGTTATCGATGATGAAGAGACTGAGGAAAATACAGGTGAGGAAGAGGCGATAATGATACCAATAGAAGTGGTACACtcttcaagcaagatcaagagcACAAGTAATGACCGATCAGAAGAACCCGTCTTTTCCTTGGCCAAACGGTTATCTTGCAAATGGGTCACTGGTAATGGGCCTAGAATTGGGTGTGTGCGAGACTATCCATTGGACCTACAATGTCGGGCCCTCGAGCAAGTCAACCTGTCACCACGGGTTAACCCAGGTTCATTTATTAACAACGGCCCTATTCCTTCTCCTCGGCCTAGCCCAAAGGTTCACGTCTCTCCGAGCCTCGCTTATATGGGTCTACCTAGCCCAAGGACACAAATGGTTAGCTGAAGAAAGGTCTGGCAAGATGGCACTCCCTTGTGCCTCAATTGTAGGTGCAAAACTAGTTTTACTTATTCCGGAGAAGTAACTTAATTCTTCATTTTTTCATTCAGTTTATGTTGTTCATCATCATTTTCATGTTTTTCCCCATAAGAAAAGAAATGGCTTAGCTTCTTGATCATGGAGGTGTAACTACAATTCtaattttttataatttatatacaaGTATGGCAAAATGGAACGTTGATAAATGTTCAAAAAATTAGAAAAGTCCGTCTCTCACAAAGTTATTGACAGAGTACACTTCCATACCCAACTATGTAGCATGTATTACCCATTATCGCTAACTATGTAGCATGTATTACCCATTATCGCTAATCGTCATTCATACCTGTCTTACTACAAAAGTACCATTTTTCCTTTAACTTAACAAATGGTCATACATTAACTTTGAGTGGCGAACATCCGTCAAAGAGTAGACAAACTGTAGATCGAAAACGAAAATTAGGTAGAGCGAAAACAAGACTTCAAACTTTCGGCTGTGTATCGGAACGAAATCAAAATATTTGGTCTAGACAGGTCTTAGACCGACATGGACCAAAACTATTACTTTGTACTTAAAACTAGTACGTATATGATAATTAGATTTAAATTTCACTAAATCATACTatagacacctcaaagttgtctactaGCCTTACAGATACCCAATGATGAGGCTAATACTAAATGACTAAATGTAAATTAACAATGTTATAGCTAAATcctctttacgcttattttccGAGAAATTACTTTAAAATAGCAAAAAATCACTTTCAGACTTATTTCTCACCCAACCAATTTTGTTACCATATTTCATACCATCTTAATAACACTCTCAAAACTACACTATAAGATAAGAATAGAGTTCCATTTCAGAACTTACGTAAGTTTATAGTCGACCCAATTTATACTACTAGGCCAATAGCCCATAACTCACGTGACACAAATCTATAAATTAGCTCAAATGGCATCAACGTATAAAGCTTGTAATGTGAGTCAAAGGTCAAGAGACTTATTCCAACAAGGTGTGTATTCCATGAGCATTTAGTAGAAGCACGATTTGTGTACACGATTAGGAAAAGAAAACAGGAAGAATAGGATGTGATAAGATTTGCGCCATAATTACTATTGTTTGCGAGCAATTGATAGAGAAATACCGGTTGTCGttaatactagaattaactatcaaattaacaatttatagacCTAACTAAACTCTACTAACGTCTAACAATAAGGTAGTAAAATGGCAAGCTTGGGTCGAACCCAAAGTAAGGACCTCTAACTAAAGACTCGAATTATAAACTATTGACCAGAATCACTACCTAAGACTCTAACTACTAATTAATAAGACACTAATGACAATTTAGACTCAACAATTTAAACTAGTCACACACAATGGGTATTAACAATGTTCAACTTGTAGGAAACATAAATGGAGAAGGCATTTGGTTGGAAACAAACATGAAAAAGAGTAAAAATGGAGACTTTCCTATTGAGACAATTCAACAAACAAGtagtatgcaagattcaatataaAGGAGAAACTTGGTGTAACATGGTTCAACATCTACTTCCTAAGCACAAAGATCCTCTCTTTTCTTCCCTTAACAATTACTCAACAACTTTCGTAAGATGGTGATTACTTGCTCCTAAGCTAGAGTAGTTGATCCTACTTATATGGTCACCCAATTGAAAACCACAACAAGGCTTACACACAAGAGCATTAAGATCAATTCCAAACAAAAGAAGTCAAGATTAATCCTTTAGGAGGCTTAATCCAACTAACCCAAAGATCAACATGCAAATTCCACTTACAAAG from Silene latifolia isolate original U9 population chromosome 10, ASM4854445v1, whole genome shotgun sequence encodes:
- the LOC141605750 gene encoding IQ domain-containing protein IQM1-like; the encoded protein is MGLSISILISAWHQLLTQKLFSMVYDASLTPKTRDLHLRRIGSFKKSKSFKKTQSPTIDQSTESGRLASGTNTTSLRDLKPENIVIAKSPSFNTLLQEYEPKGLCRSSVNGLIHKPLPPVTLPEPAIMFSPRPVSELDAAAVKLQKVYKSYRTRRNLADCAVVVEELWWKALDFASLKRSSVSFFNDEKQETAVAKWARAKTRVAKVGKGLSQNEKAQKLALRHWLEAIDPRHRYGHNLHIYYDVWFNSESSQPFFYWLDIGDGKELNLEKCSRTKLQKQCIKYLGPKEREVYEVIVEEGKLVYKQSGNLLETVDDCKWIFVLSASRSLYVGQKKKGVFQHSSFLAGAATTAAGRLVAHGGVLEAIWPYSGHYLPTEENFKEFISFLRDNSVDLKNVKKYAYNDETSFKVIDDEETEENTGEEEAIMIPIEVVHSSSKIKSTSNDRSEEPVFSLAKRLSCKWVTGNGPRIGCVRDYPLDLQCRALEQVNLSPRVNPGSFINNGPIPSPRPSPKVHVSPSLAYMGLPSPRTQMVS